The genomic DNA AAAAGACCAGCGTCGTAAGCGCCAGCAGCGTTACAATCAGCAGCGAGAACTTGAACCGTATGTTTCCTGCGACCATGGTCCCCTTGCACCCCCTTCAGAAATAAGCGGTGCCGATCAACTTCAAACACAATAGTGTACCATGTTCCTCCGGTAAAGAGGAGGGGCAAATTACCCGTTGAGAGGAAAATGACAGGGGGGGAGATACGCGGGCGGAGGCGCCCGGCACGGCCCCGGGCAAGCGGGTGCGCGTCAGCGCTGCTTTGTCCCGAACACGAGGGTCCAGTACGTCCTGAGGCTGCTGCTCCTTGCCGAGGCGGCTCCCGCCTCTCTGAATTCGGGGCTCATGATATTCCTGCAGTGGCGCTCGCTCTCGAGCCACATGCGGACCGTCTCTTCCGGGGTCTTCGGCCCCTGCCCGACGTTTTCGCCGACAGCCGACCACCGATAGCCGAGTTGGGCGACCCGGTCGCCGGCAGACCTGCCGTCCGGCCCCTTGTGCCCGAGAAAGCCGTGCTTCGCCATGCTGCGCGAGTGCTCGAGAGCCGCACGGGCGAGCCTCTCGTCCCACCGGAGCGGCGGCGCCGGCCGGTACTGCACAGCCCCGCACTTCCGCCCCTTGCTTCGGGCGTCGTTGACCAACTCCACGACGCGCTGTTCAACGGCATCAGGCCTCGGCAGGGTCTTTACTCCACCTCCTGTGGCATCGCCCCCGACAGTGCCG from Nitrospirota bacterium includes the following:
- a CDS encoding CAP domain-containing protein, with amino-acid sequence MSGGVRTLIPAFWVVMMLALVPGCGTVGGDATGGGVKTLPRPDAVEQRVVELVNDARSKGRKCGAVQYRPAPPLRWDERLARAALEHSRSMAKHGFLGHKGPDGRSAGDRVAQLGYRWSAVGENVGQGPKTPEETVRMWLESERHCRNIMSPEFREAGAASARSSSLRTYWTLVFGTKQR